The DNA sequence TAAGCCACGACACGCATTTAGGAGGTAAAAGGAGATGTGAAATTCCGGGCAACGAAATGTTTGGAGCAtccacaggagaaaaggacacaaaaggacaaaataGTGCAGTATAATAACTCTAAATAGGTTCCCCTTCCATTGGTCTACACGCTCATGTTTGGCAACAAGAGACTCTTTAaatgttttccctcttttgttcGCCCAGGAGAAAAAGAACAGTTCGATCTATTATATTCACAATATAAAAAAGTCCGGAAATTAATACAAGAATTACAGCATAAAAAGCCTATTCaggaaaaaaagccattttattCCCATTGTAGCCTATATACATTACAGTCTGTGCATTGGTTTTCAAATAATGTCCTGATTTTAGAAAGGCACTTACAGGTGTACAAACATAACAAAATGTATAATTGAAAAATTATTTTTATCCAAACAATAAAGCGAAAAAGGAGCAGATTTCTCGTCAAAACCACCGGTGTTCTTATGTCTCGCATCGTGTGAAGACTCCCATAAAAACTGTCCgagttttcctttcctttcccatcacgtcatcatcatcaccatcatctgcatcatcatcatcgtcatcatcatcatcatcatcatcatcatcatcatcatcatcatcatcgtcgtcacaATATATGAACTGGAGTCACAGTCTGATGAGGAAGCGGAGCGGCGTCAAAGTGGCACGATAGCGATTTTGACtcacagaaaacacaagcacacaaataAGGAAtcaattaaattaataaaagaggtaaaaaaaataaatatataatgatCACAAAGCAAATCATGCATTTACATGCAAACAAATTCAAAACGGGAGCGCTTTCATCGTGATGCGTGAGGGTACGGGCCTCACATAAAGCGATggaaacaggtgtgtgtgtgtgtgtgtgtgtgtgtgtgtgtgtgtgtgtgtgcgtgcgtgtgtgcgtgcgtgcgtgcgcgacTCCGTAAATCAAAAATAAGTTATTCGTGTCATTTTCCAACGTATTGCTTTGATTGCAACAGTTTGCTAATGAATCAACTGTAAAATGCCGCTGCATATTTCAGTGTCCATGCTTCACTATGGTCTATCTGCGCCGATATAAAAGTCATACATTTTGGTACACGTTCTCAGATATGCGTTACAATATAAGCAGTAAGTTACAAGTCCTCGAGAGAGGAGTTCTCCAGCCTGCGGCCGCACGCTGCGCCATCAGTCATCCACATCAATCtccacgtcctcgtcctccGAGCACTCTTTGCTCGTTGTGTGGTCCGAGAATGGAGACAGCGGTGACGACCGCAGTTTCTGCGCGAGCTCGTGGTCGTGCTGGCCGCCTCGCGCCGGGGACTCACCCCGCGGGTGACCCAGCGTGCCGTTGGCGCATTTCTCCAGGTCCGCCAGCTTGGCGAGCTTGTCCAAAGGAACCTGGCCGATGGCCTTGGCCGACTCAACGTcggccttcatctcctccaggtCCCTTTTTAGCTTGGCCCTGCGGTTCTGAAACCATGTGATAACCTGCGCGTTCGTCAGGCCCAGCTGCTGAGCGATCTGATCCCGGTCGGCTGGCGACAAATATTTCTGGTACAGAAAACGCTTCTCCAACTCGTAAATTTGGTGATTGGTGAAGGCGGTTCGAGACTTTCGACGCTTCTTCGGCGTGCTTCTCTGGCCGAACAGAGTCATCCCGTCACGACCTGTGAGGTAGAAACAGAAGCGAGGTGAAAACCACCGCATTCACCGTGTGCGTAAAAGTGGCCCTGACGCGAAAAatcctaataataataaaagcgGCACGAGAAGTGAAACGACAAAGCCCTCAAGCTTATGTGAGGACATGTAATTACAAGTGTATTACACTGGCACCACTGGGAAATACTGGGCAGATACGAGGCTCTATTATTAAAGAAACGCACCAGTCGCTCATTCAAGAGAAGACAAGAACACCATCACACGTTGTCTAAACTTGAAAGAAAAGCGTGTGCACGAGCAAACGTGTCCGCTCTGTGATTATTTAACATCGCACTTAATACATTGAACTCTCGTTGCGAAATATAATTGTGgataggggaaaaaaatcagaattTCTAGGCCAAGAAAATGGTTTGTGTTGTATTTTTGGCAGCAGAAACGCACCTTCAGCAGCCTGTAAAACGCTGACTTCCAGCCCTTTGAAGGTCTTGCTGGCCAATTCCTCCAGTGCGCAGAGCGGGGAGGTCTGGGTGAGCAGAGCCCGGCTGGACAGAGGGATGCTGGTCGGACGGTGCTTCTCCGAGGACGAAATTAGATGAGCCGTGCCGCAAATGGCGTAACTTCGTTTCACAGATGGTTTGTTCAAGATGTCCTCGATACTGAAGGGGGTCAGCGGCTTGTTGGAGTTGGCGGGAGGCGGCAGTTGGTCCAGTGGGCTTCGCCTCCTGGTCTCTACTGCATCACATTTGGCCACTTCTTTGGATGTCATCATTGGTTGTGCGCAGAGTCTATGCAGGGTAGAAATATTCAGTCGTGTACAGAGCGGGACTGCCGAGAGGAAAAAGTCACATAACAGGTACGATTTGGGGGGAATGGACGATATGACGAAGAAAAGAATGTTATTCCAAAAAAGGATGCGTTCAAAGTGCCGATCCTCGGGAGCAGCGAGTCCGCAGAGTGAGATGCCTCCCCGAAAATGGCGAAATCCGAAGAGTTGACGAATACTAACAAGTTATCATTGATTGGTAGGTAATCAATTATCTCCAGTGGCACTTTCACCCTCTTGCCTTTCACTCTTTGAGTATGTTGCAGTCCAGTGCGGGGCTTTTTGCGACTGGGGGTGTCCCATTAATTAGGACGCATGactggaaggaggaggagccccGCGGAATTATAATGCTTTGTGCTCTTATCATCTTTGGTCTAATTTAGTCGTGTGGTGAGATACCAGAATAGGTATATGGGCTAAATGGCTggaagcagagaaagagagagagagagagggagagggagggaggaagagagagagatcagaggAATATTTAAGTGTTATATGCGTAAAACTTCAGTCTCAGCAGGACTCGTTTATTTGAAAGTATTTGGATTATCCGGGTGTTTGTAAAAGACGACTCAGGTGTTATATTAGATgtcagacagtcagacggaTGTTTTCCTCGACCCAAAGCGTGGATGATCCTTTGTTTTGTAAAGGTAATGTAGGGCTGGGCCATATATCAGCTCTGATGATGCCTCCTCTGGGGCGGGAGAGAAGGAGCAGCATGCATCTCTCCCAGCAACGCCGAATCCGGGCCATAACTCAGACGAAACGGCTCCTTTTATATCATCCGAGAAATATTTCGTGTCCTCTCAAATTTTCCTGCGTCCTCCAGGTTTGAAATGAtgtattttttggggggggcgcTACTCGATAGAATTTGGCAATATTCAAAAGGC is a window from the Takifugu rubripes chromosome 17, fTakRub1.2, whole genome shotgun sequence genome containing:
- the lbx1b gene encoding transcription factor LBX1b, translated to MMTSKEVAKCDAVETRRRSPLDQLPPPANSNKPLTPFSIEDILNKPSVKRSYAICGTAHLISSSEKHRPTSIPLSSRALLTQTSPLCALEELASKTFKGLEVSVLQAAEGRDGMTLFGQRSTPKKRRKSRTAFTNHQIYELEKRFLYQKYLSPADRDQIAQQLGLTNAQVITWFQNRRAKLKRDLEEMKADVESAKAIGQVPLDKLAKLADLEKCANGTLGHPRGESPARGGQHDHELAQKLRSSPLSPFSDHTTSKECSEDEDVEIDVDD